Proteins from a genomic interval of Papaver somniferum cultivar HN1 chromosome 4, ASM357369v1, whole genome shotgun sequence:
- the LOC113271589 gene encoding uncharacterized protein LOC113271589: MKKNKGKHKQRICDHTYYPYRDISVFVVNSKLNLLFPHMDRDRIDLKEFEKMLRVKLHLDETEIPNLYWTIDPCLPEYLVTNEDLFKFWEHAVPDDKGFICLQMSVMNSEFRNDNDFIKDAMEQPVVTIDETPKKAPKRIAKKPVSKEKSVKISPTRRSPRLHAQSKNENSNGGASRKLLFMDLLNEVESQGFSCLSQATVVGSSSTPVDSFNHDYWVDEVNNTAAGDNTDAGDKTDAGDKANAGDKTDTGDKTDAGDKANAGDKTDTGDKTDAGDNSDGDDEDNVVLENTTVDECHPIEDPNAPPIFDSDEENDIDYEDIVKTYKVGDESSDSSSSEEDNEEVSNDDKNNDKDNDGPEVNDDKYSKPKLDYQKWKEMFNMHSDEEEEPLFPVEEEVTPVDPTKMEVKYAFNNKSAYKKHLRGYCVKHNYQYTVYKSDKTRLRVRCRFREEYGCNWFVNASIKRHEPTFIVRKVNLEHTCVADPKSFNRSADPEFVKDVVHEKLKQTAGALIPKPKHIARDFFVTHNINIPYICAWKARNLLLEDLFGNYEDSYKDVPIFCAMVAHTNPGSVAKYTYGKRDKTFMSMTISFAAPMRGFQKACRGVIGLDACHLTGKRGGVLMAATAIDGQNSLVPLGIKVAKSETKESWTGFLKDLAPAINAHHAGRITFISDRQKGLLESVPKVFPGARVRYCFRHLYKNFKKYHKAPTLHNLLWNACKAYKVRHFQEHFDNICKESPAAGEYLRKEDPSTWSRAYFDPISCCEHMNNNFSKSFNYMSSNMRDKPIIQLGMMYGQLVMGLLFKRREESAKWNQNDLVPAAVKLINKMLDLVGKFDTEGSVVGQVYLVTNVSTKKIFTVNIVDKQCTCLQWQLRGFPCQHAVCALKLLRPNWKDYCAPYYSVEYYRTIYADAVNPLEDISEWNWEDKASMDINLKPPPYQRKTGRPAKKRKRSYDEPETVVKKRKCGKCGSTAGHNKRTCAGGDVGKNPTGFMPRTEYDAANCTFTSRDHPESSSARGKAKVNKSRGTSSFVGESTGPKNFGRAPTEPSTHGSTQDVLNFSQNFTGIGSVSQHIPVTKGKQSKAKKK, translated from the exons atgaagaagaataaggggaAGCACAAGCAGCGGATATG TGACCATACATATTATCCATATAGAGATATCAGTGTGTTTGTTGTGAATAGTAAACTTAATTTGCTATTCCCTCACATGGATAGAGATAGAATTGACCTTAAGGAATTTGAGAAGATGTTGCGTGTTAAGTTGCAtcttgatgaaacagaaattccaaATTTATATTGGACCATAGACCCATGTCTGCCTGAGTATTTGGTTACAAATGAAGACTTGTTTAAGTTTTGGGAGCATGCTGTACCTGATGATAAAGGGTTCATATGTTTACAAATGAGTGTAATGAATTCAGAATTTAGGAATGACAATGACTTCATTAAGGATGCAATGGAACAACCAGTAGTAACAATTGATGAGACTCCTAAGAAGgcacctaagaggattgctaagaAGCCAGTTTCAAAGGAAAAGTCAGTAAAGATATCACCTACAAGGAGATCACCAAGGTTGCATGCTCAATCAAAGAATGAAAACTCAAATGGAGGAGCATCTAGGAAGTTGTTGTTCATGGATCTGTTAAATGAAGTGGAATCTCAGGgtttttcttgcctaagtcaagcCACTGTTGTTGGTTCTAGCAGTACACCAGTTGATAGCTTTAATCATGATTACTGGGTTGATGAAGTAAACAACACTGCtgcaggggataacactgatgcaggggataagactgatgcaggggataaggctaatgcaggggataagactgatacaggggataagactgatgcaggggataaggctaatgcaggggataagactgatacaggggataagactgatgcaggggacaatagtgatggtgatgatgaggacaatgtggTGCTAGAGAACACTACTGTAGATGAATGTCACCCCATTGAAGACCCAAATGCTCCACCAAtctttgacagtgatgaagaaaatgatattgattatgaagaTATTGTCAAGACATACAAAGTTGGAGATGAAAGCAGTGATTCAAGCAGTAGTGAAGAAGACAATGAAGAAG TTTCTAATGATGACAAGAATAATGATAAGGATAATGATGGTCCTGAAGTAAATGATGATAAATATTCCAAACCAAAGCTTGATTACCAGAAGTGGAAAGAAATGTTCAATATgcacagtgatgaagaagaagaaccattaTTCCCTGTAGAAGAAGAGGTGACTCCTGTTGATCCTACTAAGATGGAGGTAAAGTATGCTTTTAATAACAAGAGTGCTTATAAGAAACATCTTAGGGGTTACTGTGTAAAACATAATTATCAGTATACGGTCTATAAGAGTGACAAAACAAGATTAAGAGTGAGATGTAGGTTTAGGGAAGAGTATGGCTGTAACTGGTTTGTAAATGCTAGCATAAAAAGGCATGAGCCTACTTTTATTGTTAGGAAGGTTAATCTAGAACACACTTGTGTTGCGGATCCAAAGAGTTTTAACAGATCCGCGGATCCTGAGTTCGTAAAAGATGTGGTACATGAGAAGTTAAAGCAGACAGCTGGGGCCTTAATTCCAAAGCCTAAACACATTGCAAGAGACTTTTTTGTAACTCATAACATCAATATACCTTATATTTGTGCATGGAAGGCTAGAAATCTTCTTTTAGAAGATCTGTTTGGTAATTATGAAGACAGCTACAAGGATGTACCCATCTTTTGTGCAATGGTGGCTCATACTAATCCAGGGTCTGTTGCTAAATACACTTATGGGAAAAGAG ATAAGACATTCATGAGCATGACTATTTCATTTGCTGCACCAATGAGAGGATTTCAGAAAGCTTGCAGGGGAGTCATAGGTTTAGATGCATGCCATCTAACTGGAAAGCGTGGTGGTGTTCTAATGGCTGCAACAGCAATTGATGGTCAGAATTCTCTGGTGCCTTTAGGCATTAAGGTGGCTAAGAGTGAAACCAAGGAGAGCTGGACTGGGTTCCTCAAGGATTTGGCTCCAGCAATCAATGCACATCATGCTGGCAGAATTACCTTTATTTCTGATAGGCAAAAAGGGTTGTTGGAATCTGTTCCAAAGGTTTTCCCTGGTGCAAGAGTTAGATATTGCTTCAGGCACTTGTACAAGAACTTCAAGAAGTACCACAAGGCACCAACCTTGCACAACTTATTGTGGAATGCATGCAAAGCTTACAAAGTGAGGCATTTTCAG GAGCACTTTGACAACATATGCAAAGAAAGTCCGGCTGCTGGTGAATATCTTAGGAAAGAAGATCCAAGTACTTGGTCTAGGGCTTATTTTGATCCCATTAGCTGTTGTGAGCATATGAATAACAATTTCTCAAAATCATTTAATTATATGAGTTCTAATATGAGAGATAAACCAATAATCCAACTAGGCATGATGTATGGTCAGTTAGTAATGGGTTTGTTATTTAAGAGAAGGGAAGAATCTGCTAAGTGGAATCAAAATGATTTGGTCCCTGCTGCTGTTAAGTTGATAAATAAGATGCTTGACTTGGTTGGGAAGTTTGATACAGAAGGAAGTGTGGTTGGACAGGTTTATTTGGTAACTAATGTGTCTACCAAGAAAATTTTCACAGTGAACATTGTAGACAAACAATGCACTTGTTTGCAATGGCAGCTAAGGGGATTCCCTTGTCAACATGCTGTATGTGCATTGAAACTGCTCAGGCCAAACTGGAAAGA TTATTGTGCTCCTTACTactctgtggaatattataggaccaTATATGCAGATGCTGTAAATCCACTAGAAGACATAAGTGAATGGAACTGGGAAGATAAG GCATCCATGGACATCAACTTAAAGCCTCCTCCTTATCAAAGAAAAACTGGAAGACCagcaaagaagaggaagaggagctaTGATGAACCTGAAACTGTGGTGAAGAAAAGGAAATGTGGAAAGTGTGGATCTACTGCTGGTCATAATAAGAGAACCTgtgctggtggtgatgttggtaaaaACCCAACTGGATTCATGCCAAGAACCGAGTATGATGCTGCAAACTGCACCTTCACTAGTAGAGATCATCCTGAAAGTAGCAGTGCAAGGGGTAAAGCAAAGGTGAACAAATCCAGAGGTACATCTTCATTTGTTGGTGAGTCAACAGGACCTAAAAACTTTGGAAGAGCACCAACAGAACCTAGCACCCATGGATCTACACAAGATGTTCTGAATTTCAGTCAGAACTTTACTGGTATTGGATCTGTTAGTCAACATATTCCTGTCACAAAGGGAAAGCAAAGCAAGGctaagaagaagtag